The sequence below is a genomic window from Cobetia sp. cqz5-12.
CACAGCGCCGCCGGCAACGTCAGCGCGATGGCGATGGCCAGCATGGTCAGCAGACTGGCGATGGGCGCGACCAGCAGGCGACGTGCGCTGTCGCGTGCCATGGCAGCGTGATGACGCAGCCAGCTGCGATAGCGGCTCTCGACCGAGACACGACTGGAGCGCGCACCCTTGCGCACCGCACGCTCGGCGGCCTCCGGTGATTCAGGTGCATTCGCGGCAGCCTTGCGCGAGCGCATCTCGGCGCGGGGCTGGCCACGCTCGCGTGAAGAAGAGGGAGACTCGTTGCGGGAACGCGGGGGACTCATCGGGCATCCTTGTCGGCGATCAGACGGCCATCGGACAGCTCCAGCGTGCGATGGTGCAGGCGGGCGATCAGCGCCAGATCGTGACTGGCAATCATCACCGTGGTACCGATGCGATTGAAGTCCTCGAACAGACGCATGATGTCGGCAGACAGTGCGGGGTCCAGATTGCCGGTCGGTTCATCTGCCAGCAGCAGCGCGGGCTTGTTGACCACGGCACGCGCGATGCCGACGCGCTGCTGCTCACCACCGGACAGCTCGATCGGCAGCGCCTTCTCACGATGCAAAAGGCCGACCTTGTCGAGCGCCGCTCGCACCCGCCGCGCCTGTTCACGCGGCGGGACACCCTGGATCATCAGCGGCAGGGCCACGTTGTGGAAGATGTTGCGGTCGGTCAGCAGCTGGTGGTCCTGGAAGACCACGCCGATCTGGCGGCGGTAATACGGCACCTGGGAGGTATGCAGCCGCCCGATATCATGCCCCGCCACCATGATGCGCCCGCGCGAGGGGCGCTCGAGGAGCATGATCAGCTTGAGCAACGAGCTCTTGCCGGCACCGGAATGGCCTGTCAGAAAGACCATCTCGCCACGCTCGACCCTGAAGTCGAGCCCGGCCAGTGCATCGAAGCGCCCTCCATAGCGCTTGCCGACATGCTCGAAGGCAATCATGCCTCGCGCGACTCGGCGTTGGCCTCTTCGCTTGCCTCATCGCCCGCACGTGCAAACAGGGCATTGACGAAGTCATCAGCCGCGAAGGGACGCAGGTCATCGACACCTTCCCCGACACCGATATAGCGGATCGGCAGATTGAGCTGCTTGGCCAGCGCGAAGATGATGCCGCCCTTGGCGGTCCCATCCAGCTTGGTCAGCGTCAGGCCGGTGATGTTGACCGCTTCATGGAAGGTGGAAGCCTGTGACAGCGCGTTCTGGCCCGTGCCGGCATCCAGCACCAGCATCACCTCGTGGGGCGCGGACACATCCAGCTTGGCCATCACGCGCTGCACCTTCTTGAGCTCTTCCATCAGGTGGCTCTTGTTGTGCAGGCGGCCCGCGGTATCGGCGATCAGGATATCGACGTTACGCGCCTTGGCGGCTTCCAGGGCGTCATAGATGACCGAGGCACTGTCGGC
It includes:
- the ftsE gene encoding cell division ATP-binding protein FtsE, which encodes MIAFEHVGKRYGGRFDALAGLDFRVERGEMVFLTGHSGAGKSSLLKLIMLLERPSRGRIMVAGHDIGRLHTSQVPYYRRQIGVVFQDHQLLTDRNIFHNVALPLMIQGVPPREQARRVRAALDKVGLLHREKALPIELSGGEQQRVGIARAVVNKPALLLADEPTGNLDPALSADIMRLFEDFNRIGTTVMIASHDLALIARLHHRTLELSDGRLIADKDAR